The following DNA comes from Gadus chalcogrammus isolate NIFS_2021 chromosome 12, NIFS_Gcha_1.0, whole genome shotgun sequence.
TATTGCGATTCTGTCAATATTGCGACTCTCAAACTGTGTGATTTTATCTTCTGTGTTGTTTAAcgtatggtaaatggactgcatttatatagcgctttatctgtaaccagtggccacccaaagcgttttacaatattgcctcacaatcACCCATCcataaaacacattcacacaccgacggcggagtgtgtgtgaatgcaaagCCACATACACTCCACATACActtagggacacctcgacacgctAGGAgaagctggggattgaactagcaaccttgcggttaccagccaacccgctctacctcctgagctactgctgcccCACGTATAGGTAACGTTAGGATTGGGTTCTAAAACTCTGTCCGTTTCTGCCCTCGTTTTTTTATATGAAAGTGGCTGAAGAGAACACAACATAAGTAATGTGAATCAACTATAGGCAAATACACTATAGCGCCCTCTGTAGAACGGTACCAATAATGCGTTTCAGCCAATATCATGTAGACATTTCTGGCTGACCTGACTAAGCAGGTATTGCGGAGGCCAACACTCCCGATACTACTGCTAAAAGCAATGTTTTCCACCCAGTGCTCCAGAAGACACAGGGTTTACTCACTCTAGACCGTTGGCAGAGAAGCACTTGAGGTGGATGGTGACGACCTCCGGGGTCTTGTCGAAGAGGAGGCTTCTCTCAGCCTCTGTGTAATGGTGACACGTCTCACAGAAGTATTTGTCCTCGCCGACGATACGCTCCACTGACGCAAACTGGGAGATGGCCCACTTCAGAGTCTTCTGTTCGGGTTTAGGGTCTGGGGACACTATAGGATGAAGAAGGCAGACGGCACCAGGTGGTTTAATATAGTGCGGACAAAGGTAAACCCTCTTTAAAAATTCTAAGGTTGGacatacataaaataataagaCAAGGATTAACCTATAAAAAAATAACCCCGTACAGGCATCATTTCAATATGGTGTAAACAtgagcagcaacagcaacacCTATATAACATGAGGCGTCTAGTGCCGCTCACCCTCAGAGAGGTCTTCTGGGCTGCTGGGCTGGTCCTCCTGGACAGGAACGCTGATGTCCTGGAAGTCTTCCCTGCGCTCCGTGTAGCTCTCACACTCCAGGCAACGCGTCCGCAGCACCAGCTTGCCCTGGAACAGCCTTTCCAGGACGTCCAGGCCGTCTGctcaggagagggagggaccgTCACTCACTCTGAACTCCATACCCGTTTTTTAAATCTCTGTCATCAATCATCATCTCACCTTGGTTCTCCACAGCCTTCTGGTCCTGCGTGATGCCATTGGTGGGTTCCGGGGCAGTCTTACCCATCCGAGTTAGTTCCTGTTTGGGTCCGTTATCTGCCTGGGGCTGTTCCGGCTCGGTCACCTGCTCCGCCTGGTTCTTGGGGGCCATGATGGAGCTGATCTTGCCCATGCTGCGGAACTTAGAGAAGATGCTTGGCTGCTTGGAGGAAGGCCTCAGCCAGCTCAGCCTggttctcttcttcctcttcccctcagAAGCTTTAGGGGCACCATCACCCGTCCCCTTGCCCTCTTCCCCGCTACACGCAACCTCCTCgttttcctccttcccctcATCCTTCACCTCCCTTTCCCCAGGGCCAGCGTCAGCAACTATCTCTCTGGAGGACCTCCTTTTGGAACGGGTGAAGGGTTTCTTCTCTGAGTGTTCATCAGCATCCAGCTTGTTGGATTTGACCGACTTTGGCTTCTTCTTGGCATTTCCCGCCTCTGTGTCGCTCTTCCTCTTTCCGTTGACCTggccatcttcctcctcttcttcagagTTGGCTGGCACCAGAGTGGCAGGGCTTTCTTGTATGACCTCCTTCGTACTCTCCCCATGTTGTTCCTTCCTTATGGTGTCGCAGGCCTCCTGGATGTAAGCTAGTAGGCACTGAAGCACCTCCTGGGCATCGTGCTGGAGGTAGCCCTCATACATAGGGTTCAGTTGCCTGGAAGAACGACCCGTTAGTGGTAGTTCACAGCAAAAACTCTCCAAGATTATGATTGAATGAAAGTTCATTGATTGATGCCACATCTGATTGGCCAAAGGCTTATAAGGTAAGGCTTCAACGAATGCAGTTTACAAAGCTAGTAGATTGTGGGCGTTAACATAGTTGCAGACGCAAGTGCTCAAGCTTGGCCTTATGCTATGCAAGAAGACGACACCGATACACCTTTGTCAGTATTGCACAGTGGTAAACATGGGTGTCTAAatggattagggttagggttacagagataagggggcgtggcctctcACCTGAGAGTGTGCAGTAGTTTGCGTGGCGGCGTGGCCAGCTCCCCCTCGCTGTAGCCATCCGGGTTGAGCAAGAAGCCGGACTGCAGCTGCTCCACGGATGTGATGAGGCTGTTGAAACTCCCGAGGAGCTCCATGTGAGCCGGCACGCTGTCCTCCTGAGGAGCAGAGGACATAACACTCAGGACTGCTTAGCCATCAAAAGACGGAATGGGCACCAAACTTTTGGTACCTTATAGGAAACTACAGAATCTTGTTGGACCATGGCAGAAGTGGTAAGCAACAGGTTTGCTAACTTAGTATACAAACAAAAGTCAAAACTCCTCAGCATTACGTCAGCTTGTAACGGACTATATTCAGAAGTTATGGTAGAAGACAATCTTTTTCCAGAAAAGGAAGAAATGCAGATTGATCATACTATGAACGCCTGAAATTGAGAACCAACCAGCTACAAGCTTGTTAGCTGCTGCTATGGTTCTCTGCCACAGCAGAATACTTTATCTTGAATATTTGAATAAGACTCCATGGAACATGTTATATTATACAATGGAGGGTTGAAGCAGTTAATATATaaatgaaagtgaaagatgTTGAATGGTTATAATTAGATTAGAACTATAACCAGAACCGGAAAATCTTGAACAATGCCCATCCCTTGacaacagatagacagatacagTTTTGTACAGACCTCATCTTCACTTTTGACAATTTCTTCCTTAAGTTTGTCTCTGCTTTTGGATCGGCTGTATAGATTCTTGATGCCATCTCTGAGCCCAGGGCAGTAGTACAGCACCTATTGACAAACAAagagtttaaaaaacaaaagtgctgTTCTCTGATTCCAAGGAGTGTTCAATGAACAGACTTGGGGGTTAGCATATTCCCATTAATTTCTACAAGTGGTTATAACGATAATCATTATGTACCTGTAAAACACTGTTCAGGTAGCAGGTGTTGCCCAAGTTATTAAGCCCGACAAATGGCAGCAGGGCCTCAACTTTCTCATAAGGTAGCAGAGGACCTGTGGAACCGGTGCATGGAGAAGGTCCAGGGACTACCTGATCACCACTGTAGAGTCgtaacaatgacaataaaggaGGAAGAGTTTTTATTAAAAATACCAATTTAACGGAAGTGTCTTACGTAGatggatgaaaaaaaaagattttatgATGGTTATTATGATTTTCGAAAGGGTGCGATCACACCTTGCAATTGAATCCTCGGGTTCGGGTTCAGT
Coding sequences within:
- the usp1 gene encoding ubiquitin carboxyl-terminal hydrolase 1, with the protein product MPGLQGDNVVASLGSPVKKSKLSLKFFQKKEAKRTLDFSEPPADESKTEPEPEDSIASGDQVVPGPSPCTGSTGPLLPYEKVEALLPFVGLNNLGNTCYLNSVLQVLYYCPGLRDGIKNLYSRSKSRDKLKEEIVKSEDEEDSVPAHMELLGSFNSLITSVEQLQSGFLLNPDGYSEGELATPPRKLLHTLRQLNPMYEGYLQHDAQEVLQCLLAYIQEACDTIRKEQHGESTKEVIQESPATLVPANSEEEEEDGQVNGKRKSDTEAGNAKKKPKSVKSNKLDADEHSEKKPFTRSKRRSSREIVADAGPGEREVKDEGKEENEEVACSGEEGKGTGDGAPKASEGKRKKRTRLSWLRPSSKQPSIFSKFRSMGKISSIMAPKNQAEQVTEPEQPQADNGPKQELTRMGKTAPEPTNGITQDQKAVENQDGLDVLERLFQGKLVLRTRCLECESYTERREDFQDISVPVQEDQPSSPEDLSEVSPDPKPEQKTLKWAISQFASVERIVGEDKYFCETCHHYTEAERSLLFDKTPEVVTIHLKCFSANGLDMDPYAGLSKVNTPLQTPLTLSLEEWCTSAAPLDGCNYQLFAVVMHSGVTISSGHYTAYVRMSELQDVRLQPQSKEEEEQRQEREEVKEKIEEQERRGGDGIKQEEEEEGHYDDGEVSFGGARGLHRGKAGGKKTEGVVGLLGGQRSTGNGYELAGSKQADKTSTSGVAEAPRRRPTTSGPVKKEAEEGKRVKEEREALSSLLHYEGKWLLFDDSEVRLFEEEDFLRACSPDTCSTSTPYLLFYRRTPLQGTGLVQG